The Lactuca sativa cultivar Salinas chromosome 2, Lsat_Salinas_v11, whole genome shotgun sequence genome includes the window atctttgtcttatccaagacatcacaacttttcacatatgatgaatgctataaaccttcttaatactttttactcaatgtcacaatcttaactctaagacttgttttggaacgaagtatgattgaattcttgatttaaccatttcttcaattcttgattccccttcttagacatgcaattgtactaagactcacttagaggatcaattgagatatggttcttaatcattaagacctatcataaagcataaaaggtactctcccttcttcttagaatagagaaacttttatctttctgcctacttgattcttcttattcgttctgctattgatttaaaccttttcaatcaattcagaattacacttaatcttataagtataatcatatttactaagcctttagtaaatcatgacgaatatctttgttattcttgtggtggacttgatcaacacacaactttgtgtactcgatttcctagtctttcacttgatactttgtcaatgaattagtctaatttccaaatatgaaatttctcattcatcgtgcaaccaagttgcatgattccaagtttttgtccaattgaaacttggacgatgagaaactctccctatttggtaaattttcaacATTTCCACAAactacataattaagaatcaaatccattattgctaatattagaaacattcaaacattaatttttcatacacgccattgcaaggataaataaataatataaaatcaaaatttattttattgcggaaaaaatttgtccttacaatgcaattcattgaaaaactatgttaatacatctttcttagcaatctaattctaactctaagtagtagctcaagaatctaatcttcaagtaatgcgatcggaatccatttcttcacggttagattctgctcacttcttcccttaagcttcctctcttttctttgatcctacaaaacatcaattgtaatcttatcacattatgtattaagaatatataataggagcttaaaagagttagtcaatggattttacctaaagcagagccatacgttttgactctcccatctcttagatctcttaggtaaatagggcagcttcgtctccaatgccccttctcttggcaataaaagcaaattgactcttttggaacaggacatggaactacttcagacattgcttttctcttatgatcaaacttttcgatcatagcatgtctttcattgccattgtctatatccatagaggtcttgaaggcagattcaccaatccaCTTTtcttttctattgtgccaaaccattgttgattcagcagcaataagcatataggtattgatctataagggtcacgtcgcagttcatcatatagtactctcttacgaactcactatatgagttaggaagtgactgaagaacccaatcaacaaccatctcctcacagacaacggatcccaacattcttaacctatcaatgtgtgacttcatccctagaacgtgtgcacacactgactctccttctttatgtttacttgccaaaagggcttgagtgagcttgaacttttcaagcctttgaacttgtgggttagggagaataattggaggaggtggaggaagagaagcataatatcttgttcctcgatcgaatcgtggaatatcatcttcatgcggaatgcttgttccacgggatttgggaagaccatagttgtcgcactttgacatctacaaaacgggagaaaacgatttcaagttagttgattgattgagtccttagtaaatcacccaaatgagatactaaggctaggacccaacacaatatgctacaacctagaaaagggatgccgtaatctagttgcagaatatttgaaggtaagtgaatgacgattcactaatttccaccatgaaaaacgaaaaagaaatttaagttttaaatctatgaaaactcctagatcctttgagattcattgaacttttcaatggcatgtttaaatctcgatatgcccctctagtttgtgactgggatgccgaggatcacaaagcgggtgtgaataaccatgcaaacttacatggtgccctcacatgttacagtcacctattcgatgtgccggtaaaccacacacgctccaccgaactatgacaaacattgagtcaccctttgctacctttgcttagaaccatttagtgtgccggtaaaccacacacgctccactaacgtctttgcaagggaacaaagtgtaatttcatggaattgcatcaattcacttttgcctaagtaactaagattgggaattttatgaaaacatttagttactttaataattcattatacttataatggaaggtttcgtcctatcctacccgttcggctaacgacactccactagtcaagagtgcggtgggtaagagtggatacccattcaatcgccattttataggcaatttccttaaacaccccttatagaccagcttcgtgaatgaggcctactaacggtaagactgacttttactcatacatatatataacgatagacttttaatgttatatatagtatagggtgtattttacacttttaaaatactaggaggtcaaatttaacaattatatttttaattcaattaaattgtaaacctaaacttttatggatttattaaacctcttttaattatacaccttaattaattaataaaaccataagggtgtgatttgaacttttcaaaacaatactagggttttagaatttaacattcctaaattaaaccttttaatcaacttttaaattccaaaacttgagggaaagttttgaaacatttcaaaacatttagatttagaatttaaatacacatcaaaattaaacttttaatcaaaatttaaattccaaaacttgagggcaagtgttgaaaccttttcaaaacattagggtttcaactatttaaatttcaaaactaaacatttgagttcaaatttaaactataaaacctaaaggggaaaattgaaacttttcataacacaaggatcaaataacaaataatataaattaaacaattaatttcatcattatctatatttgacctaatttcaatttcttgcaaaataagttacccaattaatacaaataatccaatctttatcatataaggaagttattatctaatcaattggtaattatcttgtgttttggcaaggatattctttaagaaacaataaaattcgtattttataggtttaaaacgaatatggtaataatccttaagcaaaacagcaacaaaatccgaagtttcctctgtctgacgctccgactcgccgagtcacactttggaactcgccgagtagggctgactcgtcgagtccaggtagtgactcgccgagtcaggtcgaacagaagGCCAGAAAGCGTTTTTcagctacataatgcatcaatacaatagaaaccaatctaggctctgataccactgatgggttttagctataagaacatcctatgtgctcatacaaaccctaatgcttggatctaggtttctctattgtacatgcaattcatccaagactataaaccctagatctagtgtatgataatcaatataacatataattagggtttagatcataccttgattgttatgtagcaataacaatctcaaatccttgttgtattggctttagaaagcttagagtcacaaatgtcactcctctaatggttcacaaacaccaagagcaagaggatgaagaggaggagagaaggaggctgcccaaaacttgtggaaaccctagaaggaagcttgtttACATTTTTGGGGGCATAagagctctatatatagtgaggctattagggttatctaacaaggaaaccctaatttggatgcttaagccctaagcaacccatggactcctttccttaaaggccttggacgatttctaatgggtttccccatagaatttgtccaaccttataatataaggcaatccatggctcaattgcaattatcttataattacaattctagtcccttaagtttaattaatctcttttagccacaaacttaattcttattaattcttgactaatattaattaaacaatatgatttctcctttaatatattattctcataatatattaataaataatatttaatcctttctctccataattcatcctatcaagttgctttggtgaaggcaacccaaaaggaccatgcaccatcgggtcaagtacataccaaaatagttatggacttagacactaatccaacaaacatatcatcacatactgtcagacatatctggggagTCTGACCTactcttcggtcctaacaaccgaactttactactatcacatataacatatcctgccagcatataacatatcaggtagtagcaaacctagatgatataaCAAAGacgatcatctaacatacaattcctactggtgggtcggcattatggtcgtagacccaccgctactggaaggtaactcacctcaaagtagctgctgatttgggcgagaactgactgtctactgctgttcCGGAAGTCctctggctataattcccacaaaacattcagtcaaacactgctagctgaacttagggtaaaatgaccattttacccttgaccaggtcaaagtacaagtcaaagtcaacttctagttgacccgactcgccgagttggcttgccaactcgtcgagtcccgtcccattcgattgtccttaatcccgaccctactcgtcgagttaggcattgactcgacgagttctccttctaaactgatgaccaaaagtccttcatcctactcgtcgagttgtatgaacaactcgtcgagtttatcttcatccgatgaacaccctatgctgagactcgccgagtctgttcttgaggtaagaagattgccttggactcgccgagttagggcattgactcgccgaggcTCTCCTCggatgagtctggcttccgactcactaagTTCACCCATGACTCACTGTTACTCAGCATACACGCAAAAAGGGGGAAAaatcagggactcgcgactcgactcgccgagtctgaagaacgactcgccgagtcgcatgcatgcaaaaactgtatactcgattctgcttgaatccagtgcatgCGATTTATAGACCTGGGTTCCTAGGGTTGATTTTACacgtaaagcttccaactttacgtgcatgcatgctcAAACAAGCGATTTAAGGACTTTTATGGGGTTAGAAGTGTAGATCTAGGCTTGTTCATGAAAATGGCCCACAAAGGTTGTAGATCTGAGCCTCTAGAGCTCAGATGTGGTCAGATCTGAAGGCTAAACGAACCAAGGAGTCCTCTAAACCACAACCAAGCCAATAAATGGTTCCAAAAAGTCTTAAAGATGCTCTAATGAAGGTTCAACCATAGAAACAGAAGAAAGGGTCGAGTTTTTACCTTACTATTCTCTGAAATGAGCTCACAACTTCTGTCCTCCTCCTTCTCCTTGAtcttccttccttctcttcttcaaaacttcaaagAAGCACACACAAACACTCAAATCTCAAAGGGGAAGGTTAGGGTTTGGCTAAGGTTTCTCTGagagtgaagggggcgagcttgggggcgcataaggtggtttaaatagggtgcaaacccttgaaattagggtttcatccagacagcggggactcgccgagtcaccaacttaaacgtgctcagtATCTcggctctactcggcgagttgggcctacaactcgccgagttcaaggctaaaaatgtaaattacttAGATAGGTCATACGTAacaggaactaggtgctacataAAATCCATAACATATGTACTTGGGTTTATAATTAGGCCTTTGTAACCTATTTTAAGATCTTAATTAGCCGATTTATAGAAAAAACTATTTAAAAGAATCTTATAGCCATTGTGTTTCAACCAAACAACTTAACCTATATTTACACACATCCTAGAACCGTAAAATGGTCAAAACTTTGCCAAAAATGGAGTTTAACAACTCCGTTTTGCTTAAAAGTTGCactaaaaaaaactagaaaaaccAAGCTTTCTACAATCAGAATCTTATTCATGTTAGCCAGTTTTGACCCAAGCCTATGCCCAAATAGGTTAATCTGTGATGACAAGATTTGTATCTATTTCCATAAGGTTGCTTTTAGCGTACCtttaacaaacaaaaaaaaatcttcatCTTATCCTCccacataataaaaataaatatgaaaataaTACACCCAAAACATTATAGAAATGTATAATTACCATCAAACGGAAGAGGTCTCAAATTCAAACTCTAGGGATTTTAAATAAAAGATACCATGAGAAGAAAGCATAACCTAGTTTTGGAAGCCACAATGTGCAGTGGGGAAGCCGTTTATATTTAACATTAAACGAATTCATTCTAATAGAAAACTCAATAAACACTACTTTTTGTTAATATCACCATTATGGTTATTCTCATCATTGTCATCACCGCTTACATGGTCAAAGAAAACACTGAGCTACCATGAAATTTTTTTCCATCCATGCACCTTTCGGGGCTTCGGCCCGCTGCTTTTATCCGGCTATCATTTCATGTTATGGTCCCCATTGTTGCATTTCTATAAGTTGTAAGTTGTAAGATATAAGATGTAAGATGTAAGATACAACTAGACTAACTTTCTAAGAATATTAATGATAACTATAAAAGATTCCCCGGCGTTGCCGGGGTCGGAAGGTACTGCTTTGTAAAGTAAAGTAGCATGTTGAATTGCATTGAAATAATCTAGTAAACGAAGATAAACAATGTcatataattatataagtaaaGAAATCTAAATCATTATTTCTTGCAATAAATGAGGAAAATAAAGAAATGGTCTCACAAATTGAACTTTATTACCATGTATGGCAGCGGTCAGAAAACCAATCCGAAAAATATGTATCGTTGCTTTTTGTCTGTTAATGTgagggtaatttggtcttttcAGGTAGTAGAGACTGAATTTGTCACCATGggtaaaccatatggaccatttatgtaattttggcggcggtggtggtggtggtcatGGCAGATGGTGGGTAggtttatgatattgggtgagtattttctaataaataaaacattaatttaaaaccaaaaagagaatgttaaatctggtaaaccatagggaccaatcgtgtaattttgtctaacaataataataatgatgatgAGGGACCATTTCTACCAAAAGACTAAATactaataatatgtaataaaagGTGAGGGTAatgaaaaattcaaacaaaaGTGAGAGGGTTGTTTGTGAACAAAAGAATAAAGGTAAATGGTCAATGTTGTAAGTTGGAGGaccaaaattgacaaaaaaaatatcactttactGTTAAAATCTTTCGtaacttcaatatatatatatatatatatatatatatatatatatatatatatatatatatatatatatatatatatatatatatatatatataataatgagAGGACATTCAAGTCTTTTGTTGTCCCGTGATGGGTAAAAAGTTGTCACTTTTGTCTCATCCAATACATGCCAAACACAAATCAATTTTAGTCACTTCATGCCAAACGTGTTATTTAGTATTGTCCCATACTCAAAATGTACACAAGGGTTTAAGTGGCTTATTTCCAAGATTTTAACCCGAATGTGTGCTAATTTACTAGATTCACGTATTCTAAATTTACTAGGTTAAATTGTTATTAaagaaaaaattgaaatttttgtacATACAATTTTTGCATTAAAACACCTAATTAAGCTATAAACTAAAACCGACAGACAAAAGAATTAACTATTCATTAAATAATGTAGTTTCAGGTTATTAAGAAACTGAAATCTTTCAACTTTTAAAAGCTCATCGGATAGAGAAGCACCCAATCTCCATATCTTTGAAGTGATAAACAAAACTTAAAACCTTCAttaatgaagatgatgaagttatCTGTAGCACTTTTGGCAATCCTCATGCTATTTGACCCATTTCGTGGTAAACATGTTTAGAGATCTTCTTGGTTACATTAACATGTGGCTGGCTTCTTGAAGTCAAAAATCTTGATTTAGAGGTGTTTTGCTAAGTTTATTTATAAAAAGCTTATTAGCTTATTAACGGTTCCACACCGCTATAAGCTAAGAAAATGTTTGGATAAAAATAACTTATTGCGGTGGGAAACCGCTCATAAGTTATTTTTTCATAAGTAACTTCACTCTAACTTATTAGCTTATAAGCTAATAAGATAATAAGCAATAAActttttttgccaaacacccccttagaatTTCAAAATTTATCTATTTTCTGTAAAAATCATGACAACATTGCACATCCTATTCTATGTTTAGTATATCTTATGAGATACTGTTAAAAAATTAAACAGCTTTTATACTAATGTGTATCAAATTTCATGGCCAGTTTTTCTATATGTTTGACCTTGAAAAGTAACTTATGGGTTAAGGGGTTTTTAAGGTCAAACATGTCGCATTACGAAATAAAATGTGATATGGTTCATTTACAATAAAGCCAATGTTTCTCTCTTGTAAATTTAGTGTATGGTGGTATATTTCAATAAAGAAATTACAAAGATATATAGAATGTGTATACAAGTTTGAAACAGTCTAGTTCATGATCACATCaatatatatttttctatatGTCATGTATTTAGTATATATTTTGatatatttcttttaaaaaaaaactaaaagaaaactaagGCATGCATACTGGTTTTGTGAACGAAATTTTGAACTTTGGCCTTCAAAGTCCATTCATAACGAGATTTACATATATTTGATGATCAAATAGGTGTGAACTGCAAGCTGACTTTGATATGTAAAGATGAACAAGTGTCAAAGCCACCTCTTTCATGCTCACCAAAGTCATGCGACCAATTGTGTGCAAAATTGCATGATAAAGGATGGGGAAAATGCGATGATCGCAATAAGGATGTTTGTCAATGTTTCTATGTTTGCTATAAAGACTTTCGGATTGCCAAATAAACTCTACCAGCTTGGCTTCTATTGTTATTGATCTTCCTAGTTTATGACATGCTTTTTTCGTGTTTGTTTgtttaattaaatcataatcaatataTGCTCCATGGTCATCATTATTCTGATGAACAATTACGTTAAATTCAACCTTTAGTAATTAGTAGCATCATGGATGTATTTGCACTTCTATTCTAAACTAATCATTACCATTGTGTTTTAAACACCGGAGAAATCAAGTATTCTTGAACGAGTGTGTTTTGGCATTTAAGAAAGAAATTTGAGTTGCACTTATGCGCGATCTAATAAATTCATGTTACTAGGGGATGTTTGAACTTTTTTCTGGAAAGCGTTCCCCAAATATGACTATTTACGTCTGTTTCTCTCAATATAACTATATAGCTAACATTGCGAGATGATTTTATCGCAAGATGATTTTATttctatatttaaattaaatgtgGAATGAATTATTGTTTCCAACATcaaaaacccaaaatccaaataTAAACCGAGCACACAAACAGTGAACTGCGTCAGTTACTACACACAGCTGGTTTGGTTACAAACCATCATCTGTTATTCAACCAAAGCTATACTTATAAAACACAGAGAGAGAGTTGACTTGTTGACCATCTCAATTCCTGGGCATATAGATATCATGGGGAGAGGTTGCAGCAGTTATTGGAAAAAAACCTGATGGAAAAAGCGCAAGGCAAAGGAGGAAGCATGTACTTATCATGAACACAAGGAGACCAACTATCATCACCACCTATACCCATATGCTTGTGGTCAAGATGCACCTGTGGTTGACCAATAAAAGCAAACATTAATATCAGTTGCATATATCCAAAAAAAGGTGAATGAAACATTgttgcatgcatatatatatatatatatatatagtagatgTGTATGTATGCATTATGCATGAAAGCAAAAAGTTACCTCAATGGCATCTCCCTTAACAAGTTCCTCATTGTGTGTTGCACGATCAAGCTCCTTTGTGCTATAATAACTTGCATTCAATTGCATCGGTGAAGAAGAGTTGCCATAAATAGAAGCATAGATTCCGGAACCTTTATCGTTTTGGAAAGTGACCCATCTAACATCTGCTCGACCTGAGCATTCTCCAggaactatataaggaacatgcaTCTCATCAACTTTCTTCTCATATAACCCTACATGAGCAGACGCCTTACGATCTGGATAACATTCAAACGGGCCCCTCCCATACCATTTAACATTATTCATCGATTTCTCCAAATGGAATTCCACACCAACACGTGGCAAAGGTGGAAGATCTGATCTGGGTTTTACATTGCAAAACAACACAACGTCTCCTGAACCATGGAACGAGTATTTCATGTCAACTTTGAAAAGATTGTTTGATGATGATGATCCTTCTGGAGTATCACCATGATACACAGTGTTTACTTCAAGAAGATGATCTGAGATCTTTGTAACACTTGAGTTTTCTTTAGTGAAACAAATGTTATCCAAATTAGCTGCTTTCCATTTAGAGAAATAACTATTGGCTTCTCCTCCTTTGTCATTGTCTGTGGGAGCACGCCAGAAGCATGGTGTTATGCCTTTAAGCATCACTGGAACTCCTTCAACCTATTTGTTTATAACCACTAgttaaaaatttaaacaaatttACATGATTCATGGAGATATAACATAGAAGAAGTGATTACCTTCCAGCTCTCTATTACACCAGACTGAATGTTGAAAGTTATTTCTGAAACGTTTTGGCGGATGATAAGTTTGTGGTCTACGGTTTCCCAATTCAATGTGATTTCTTTTGTCTTGGGGACCTGTAACTCCAATAAGAGAGTGTAAGGtgctattttatttctttttaactTTATGGACTTAATAGGATCATGACTTAATTTCTTACTTAATGGGTAATCAAAAgaataaaatggtcatttactcgcATTCAGATAGTTCATTCGGTCCACGAAACAGATTTTGTCTACGCAAAACTTACTCATACACACATTTTATAACCATTCACACTTTATACACACAACACTTAATGGGAAAAAGAAGGAAACAAAGCCCTTAATCCAGTAAGCTATATATGAGTGTTTCTTCACTTAATGCAGAAAGAACTTAATAGTTAACAGAGAAAGTATTGGAAAGGAGGCTTTCCCATTAAGTGCTAACTTTTTACAATTCCATTCCTTCATTTTCTCCAATATTTTTTAAACATCCTTTATCCAGACAACACTTAATGAAAAAGAAGAGAAACAAAGCCTAAGATGGTCTCTAAACaagatttcaagaaccaaaataCCATTATTGATTCCTTTAAACTCAAATGTGAGATGAGAGGCTTGTTTCAGAATAAGAATACTTACATGGGAGATGGAATCTTTCTTCATAGGCAACTCGAATTGTTGAGATGACACAACATGACCAGATTGAAGCCACCGTGTGGGATGCAAAAGCTTTGCAGTTATAGTCAAAAAGGTTTCAGAAGAAGAGGATGAAGTCCATGATGAATACCATGGGCCCGATTCCCATTTGATATCATAACTACTTTGCGGATCTAATGTTTGTAGACTAAGAATTCCAGAATCAAGTTTACATCCATCACCTTCAATCATCCAATTAAACTCTAGATCTTCTGTTGTTTGAAAgaaattggtgtttgtaatctaTGAACGAAAAACGCAAAGACCAAGGTTAATATTTGCTATATAGAAAGCACAAATGGACATATGATACACAACATAAATATTTTCACGAAAATGATATAGCCAAATAAGTAAGAGGAGTGATGATATTGATACCTTAATTACACCATTGGTGAACGAAATTTTAATTGGTTGATAGCAATACTTGACCTCTGAAAACAAATTAACAAAGGATAGCATCATAATCAGCTCAATGAAGTAATTCTTATACATTGTCTCTACCAAAAGATTCATCATGGAAACATTTATGTTGGTAATAAGTAATAACTAAAAAAAAGCTAAATACTAAGCAAAAAAAATATAGTAATCACCATTTAGAGCAGGATGAGGAGTCCGATCAGGCCATATGAGACCATTTAAGCAGAAATTTAAGTCATTTGGTGTATCTCCAAAGTCACCTCCATATGCCCAGTATTTGCTACCATTTGCATTTTCCTTGAGTAACCCCTGAAGCCAGATGCAAATAGTTAGAACTACCCTTGCACCACATTTAcaactttataaaatttaagaGATGAGTTTCAAACCTGGTCAACCCAATCCCAGATAAACCCTCCTTGTAGACCAAATGTGCTATCGATTGCTTCCCAATATTCATGAATGTTTCCATTGCTATTACCCATGGCATGTGAATACCTGAAATTTGTATGCAAGTCAATTTACGTAATAAACAAAATGTTAGCCAATAAAAAGAAGAGTATTTAGATTTAGAGTGATGAGATGAACATACTCGCACAATATAAGAGGCCTTGTTTCATTTGGATCTTTAGCTATCTTAACACAATCCCAAATACGCATGTACATAGGACATACAATATCTGTTGATGAGGTCCTCGATCTTCCACCTTCATAGTGTACAACTCTTGATGGATCCTTCCCACGAATCCACCCTGAAATACATGATTTTGTAACAATCGATATAAATTATAAAGTGAAAGATAACTttgatgcaaaaaaaaaattcaaatcataTATACCAGCAAGAGCAGCATGATTTGGTCCATAGCTTGCTTCATTTCCTAAAGACCAAGAAATTATGCATGCATGGTTTTTGTCTCTTTCCACCATGCCAATAACACGATCCAACATAGATATAGCCCAACTCGGTTCCTGTGATGGATGCTTGAAATCCCGAGAAAGATCAAAACCGTGTGTCTCAATATTGGCCTCATCTATCATGTACATTCCAAACAAATCGCATAATTCATACCACCTTTGATGTTGAGGATAATGGCTGTTTCTAACAGCATTGATATTATGTTCTTTCATTAAAACCAAGTCCTACAATACAAGTAACAAAACTACTACATAAAATGTTTTGCAAGAAAacgaataaaaaaaacaaatgaatTTGATGTGTCACCTTAACCATGCAAGATTCAATGTTTGTCTTTCCTATACGTGGATGGTGTTCATGTCTATTTACACCTCTTATTACAACTGGATGCCCATTAACAAGCAACTGTTTTGGAGCTTTTGAAATT containing:
- the LOC111909667 gene encoding LOW QUALITY PROTEIN: uncharacterized protein LOC111909667 (The sequence of the model RefSeq protein was modified relative to this genomic sequence to represent the inferred CDS: deleted 1 base in 1 codon) — encoded protein: MASSATMALSNKLIVTANNGDYKVWEDPSFIKWRKRDSHVSLHCHDSVEGSLRYWYERNKVDVLVSKSAVWDDDAVSGSIECAKYWVQDLPFVKSLSGYWKFFLAQSPTTAPSNFHDTVFQDSTWDTIPVPSNWQMHGFDRPIYTNIIYPFPLDPPHVPEDNPTGCYRTYFQLPKEWEGRRILLHFEAVDSAFHVWVNGSLVGYSQDSRLPAEFEITEFCHECGSDKKNVVAVKVYRWSDGSYLEDQDHWWLSGIHRDVLLLSKPKVFIADYFFRSSLTESSTHADLEVEVILDKSMKINDMTDVKIEATLFDINTNEGTNLLSTNVASLELQQPPHFPLGFHGYRLEGKLKNPKLWSAEQPNLYTLVVTLKDSSGNIIDCESCQVGIRQISKAPKQLLVNGHPVVIRGVNRHEHHPRIGKTNIESCMVKDLVLMKEHNINAVRNSHYPQHQRWYELCDLFGMYMIDEANIETHGFDLSRDFKHPSQEPSWAISMLDRVIGMVERDKNHACIISWSLGNEASYGPNHAALAGWIRGKDPSRVVHYEGGRSRTSSTDIVCPMYMRIWDCVKIAKDPNETRPLILCEYSHAMGNSNGNIHEYWEAIDSTFGLQGGFIWDWVDQGLLKENANGSKYWAYGGDFGDTPNDLNFCLNGLIWPDRTPHPALNEVKYCYQPIKISFTNGVIKITNTNFFQTTEDLEFNWMIEGDGCKLDSGILSLQTLDPQSSYDIKWESGPWYSSWTSSSSSETFLTITAKLLHPTRWLQSGHVVSSQQFELPMKKDSISHVPKTKEITLNWETVDHKLIIRQNVSEITFNIQSGVIESWKVEGVPVMLKGITPCFWRAPTDNDKGGEANSYFSKWKAANLDNICFTKENSSVTKISDHLLEVNTVYHGDTPEGSSSSNNLFKVDMKYSFHGSGDVVLFCNVKPRSDLPPLPRVGVEFHLEKSMNNVKWYGRGPFECYPDRKASAHVGLYEKKVDEMHVPYIVPGECSGRADVRWVTFQNDKGSGIYASIYGNSSSPMQLNASYYSTKELDRATHNEELVKGDAIEVHLDHKHMGIGGDDSWSPCVHDKYMLPPLPCAFSIRFFPITAATSPHDIYMPRN